A stretch of Malus sylvestris chromosome 11, drMalSylv7.2, whole genome shotgun sequence DNA encodes these proteins:
- the LOC126591114 gene encoding 60S ribosomal protein L13-1, producing MVKHNNVIPSSHFRKHWQNYVKTWFNQPARKTRRRTARQKKAVKIFPRPTTGPLRPIVHGQTLKYNMKVRAGRGFTLEELKSAGIPKKLAPTIGIAVDHRRKNRSLEGLQANVQRLKTYKAKLVVFPRRAKQFKAGDSPAEELANATQLHGPYLPIAREKPTVELVKVTDELKSFKAYDKLRVERMNKRHVGARLKKAAEAEKEEKK from the exons ATGGTGAAGCACAACAACGTTATCCCGAGCTCTCACTTCAGGAAGCATTGGCAGAACTATGTCAAGACCTGGTTTAACCAGCCTGCCAGGAAGACCCGCAGAAGAACTG CTCGGCAGAAGAAGGCTGTGAAAATCTTCCCTCGGCCGACCACCGGCCCACTCCGTCCCATTGTTCATGGACAGACGTTGAAGTACAACATGAAAGTGAGGGCTGGCAGGGGATTTACTCTGGAAGAGTTGAAG TCTGCTGGCATTCCAAAGAAGCTCGCACCAACCATTGGAATTGCAGTTGACCATCGCAGGAAGAATCGTTCCCTTGAGGGACTTCAAGCTAATGTGCAGCGTCTGAAGACATACAAGGCCAAATTAGTGGTCTTCCCAAGACGCGCTAAGCAGTTCAAG GCGGGCGATTCTCCTGCAGAGGAACTTGCCAATGCCACCCAGCTCCATGGCCCCTACCTTCCAATTGCACGTGAGAAGCCTACGGTTGAGCTTGTGAAGGTTACTGATGAGTTGAAGTCGTTCAAGGCATATGACAAACTCCGTGTGGAGAGGATGAACAAACGCCATGTTGGTGCCAGGCTTAAGAAGGCAGCGGAGGccgaaaaggaagaaaagaaatag
- the LOC126591031 gene encoding U3 small nucleolar RNA-associated protein 14-like isoform X2, which produces MVQTKRKSIDGGGGGKAKGKRGKPGGKKQKKGADVRERKGPRLPNVLRKEVERLNPIEDEDIDSDEAEVYGRDFYEYEEELPEEEKRKNRRFDPVENLEYQLPDEFEDENVSSEDDDNDMGEAGEGGGEDEDDDDDDGRQGITRIPAFEGKKRNTNVVVSEAYPESEYNPTRDTLDGEGPVSIEDLLNPLHGKSGYSKLRKRIHHLEKKSVPTPAPLPKADQEKLERMAAYEKSTEELRKWEPIIKRNREAPTIYFDDDMDLRSSTTSDFKPRTEFEKKIASLVYDDQVKDAHLKDGSRLLELNKVSAEDERDRHNRMAKMRSLLFRHEMKSKHIKKIKSKTYHRLLKKDRLKATSAQSQMDPDAAKELAMKQEYERAKERMTLRHKGSSKWTKRIKERGIDVQDEGTRAAIAEQQHLHAQLTRKMNSMKDGSSSSSDDSSDEDDIDVYSPGSEHARAAKLLEKAKEKTRNVLIDDDEVPNSGVLSLPFMVRGLKKKNEAAAEEAKLALQEYESWSNPLEDSSGADNLKVHPPSGRMVFNGSKNKAPESSNKTKADNKMRSDNYYANSDSEDDLEPEENVDVEKDRSSDLYKDVNISAALLHEDSQNHNDSLFKNFGDIVQAPGLKTTHEVSIFASGSWKKIKSGNSVDANGKKSTRPPESVERNQNLQEHVENLDEDSDADSEGQMVDGFLTSDPKDEYRLPSQAELIRQAFAADDVEDEFEKEKQEVLNEENPEPEKPTLLPGWGQWTHVQKKKGLPSWMQKEHEDAKKKREETLKKRKDAHLKRVIISEKLDKKAEKLFTKTLPYPFTSKEVFEQSIRMPLGPEFNPASAVGALNRPEVMKRPGVIIRPLEFEEVNPQGKVEDHKQSGKKQKKRNKSNKSKSGSDKIVTKVKTKLKS; this is translated from the exons ATGGTGCAGACGAAGCGAAAATCCATAgacggcggcggcggaggcAAGGCAAAGGGAAAGAGAGGCAAGCCCGGCGGCAAGAAGCAGAAGAAAGGCGCCGACGTAAGAGAGAGAAAAGGCCCTCGTTTGCCCAACGTTCTCCGAAAGGAGGTCGAACGCTTAAACCCTATCGAAGATGAAGATATTGATTCCGATGAGGCGGAGGTTTATGGCCGGGACTTTTACGAGTACGAAGAGGAGCTGCCGGAGGAGGAGAAAAGGAAGAACCGCCGGTTCGACCCGGTCGAGAACCTCGAGTATCAGCTTCCTGATGAATTTGAG GATGAAAATGTGTCATCTGAGGATGATGACAATGACATGGGGGAGGCTGGAGAGGGTGGGGGTGAAgatgaggatgatgatgatgacgatggaAGGCAAGGAATCACACGAATCCCGGCTTTTGAAGG gaagaagaggaataCCAATGTTGTTGTATCAGAGGCATATCCCGAGTCTGAGTATAACCCTACTCGTGATACTTTGGATGGTGAAGGACCTGTTAGCATTGAAGACCTTCTGAACCCTCTCCATGGAAAATCTGGTTATAGCAAACTGAGAAAGAGAATACATCATCTTGAAAAGAAATCCGTTCCTACTCCAGCTCCACTTCCAAAAGCAGATCAAGAGAAATTGGAGAGGATGGCAGCATATGAAAAATCAACGGAAGAACTGCGAAAGTGGGAACCAATCATTAAGAGGAACAGGGAGGCGCCTACCATATATTTTGATGATGATATGGATTTGCGATCTTCAACGACATCTGATTTCAAACCTAGAACTGAATTTGAGAAGAAAATTGCTTCATTAGTTTATGATGACCAGGTTAAAGATGCTCACCTAAAAGACGGTTCAAGGCTTCTTGAATTAAATAAG GTATCCGCTGAAGATGAAAGAGACCGCCATAATCGAATGGCCAAAATGCGCAGCCTTCTCTTCCGTCATGAAATGAAGTCAAAACACATAAAAAAGATCAAATCCAAAACTTATCATCGATTGTTGAAGAAAGATAGATTGAAAGCAACATCTGCACAAAGTCAAATGGATCCAGACGCTGCTAAAGAACTTGCAATGAAGCAAGAGTATGAACGAGCAAAG GAAAGAATGACTTTGAGGCACAAAGGTAGCTCCAAGTGGACAAAGCGCATCAAAGAGCGTGGTATAGATGTCCAAGATGAAGGTACTCGGGCTGCTATAGCTGAACAGCAGCACCTGCATGCTCAGCTGACAAGAAAAATGAATTCTATGAAAGACGGTAGTAGCAGCAGCAGTGATGACAGTAGTGACGAGGATGATATAGATGTATATTCACCTGGTTCAGAACATGCTAGGGCAGCAAAGCTGTTAGAAAAAGCAAAGGAGAAGACACGTAATGTGCTaatagatgatgatgaagtgcCTAACTCAGGAGTGCTTTCATTACCTTTCATG GTGCGTGGattgaaaaaaaagaatgagGCAGCTGCTGAAGAAGCTAAACTTGCTCTTCAAGAGTATGAATCATGGTCAAACCCGTTGGAGGATTCAAGTGGGGCAGATAATCTGAAAGTGCACCCTCCAAGTGGTAGAATGGTCTTCAATGGATCTAAAAATAAGGCTCCAGAATCAAGTAATAAGACCAAAGCAGACAATAAAATGAGATCAGATAATTATTATGCTAATAGTGATAGTGAAGATGACTTGGAGCCCGAAGAAAATGTTGATGTCGAGAAAGACAGAAGTAGTGATTTGTACAAGGATGTCAACATTAGTGCTGCGCTACTTCATGAAGATTCTCAAAATCACAACGATTCTCTTTTCAAG AACTTCGGTGATATTGTTCAAGCCCCAGGTCTGAAGACAACACATGAGGTTTCTATTTTTGCTTCAGGCTCGTGGAAAAAG ATAAAAAGTGGCAATAGTGTGGATGCAAATGGTAAAAAGTCTACTCGTCCCCCGGAATCAGTTGAGCGGAATCAAAATTTGCAA GAACATGTGGAGAATTTGGATGAGGATAGTGATGCAGATAGTGAGGGGCAGATGGTAGATGGATTTCTTACTTCAGATCCAAAAGATGAATACCGCCTTCCTTCTCAAGCTGAGCTAATTCGTCAAGCCTTTGCAGCGGATGATGTAGAGGATGAATTTGAGAAGGAGAAACAGGAAGTTCTGAATGAGGAAAACCCTGAACCCGAAAAACCTACTTTACTCCCTGGCTGGGGTCAGTGGACTCATGTACAGAAAAAGAAAGGCTTACCTTCTTGGATGCAAAAAGAACACGAAGATgccaagaagaagagagaagaaaccCTTAAAAAGAGGAAGGATGCACATCTTAAACGTGTTATTATCTCGGAAAAGTTGGATAAAAAG GCGGAGAAACTTTTTACAAAAACATTACCTTACCCTTTCACATCCAAAGAAGTTTTTGAACAGAGCATTCGCATGCCCCTGGGTCCTGAATTCAACCCTGCAAGTG
- the LOC126591031 gene encoding U3 small nucleolar RNA-associated protein 14-like isoform X1, whose translation MVQTKRKSIDGGGGGKAKGKRGKPGGKKQKKGADVRERKGPRLPNVLRKEVERLNPIEDEDIDSDEAEVYGRDFYEYEEELPEEEKRKNRRFDPVENLEYQLPDEFEDENVSSEDDDNDMGEAGEGGGEDEDDDDDDGRQGITRIPAFEGKKKRNTNVVVSEAYPESEYNPTRDTLDGEGPVSIEDLLNPLHGKSGYSKLRKRIHHLEKKSVPTPAPLPKADQEKLERMAAYEKSTEELRKWEPIIKRNREAPTIYFDDDMDLRSSTTSDFKPRTEFEKKIASLVYDDQVKDAHLKDGSRLLELNKVSAEDERDRHNRMAKMRSLLFRHEMKSKHIKKIKSKTYHRLLKKDRLKATSAQSQMDPDAAKELAMKQEYERAKERMTLRHKGSSKWTKRIKERGIDVQDEGTRAAIAEQQHLHAQLTRKMNSMKDGSSSSSDDSSDEDDIDVYSPGSEHARAAKLLEKAKEKTRNVLIDDDEVPNSGVLSLPFMVRGLKKKNEAAAEEAKLALQEYESWSNPLEDSSGADNLKVHPPSGRMVFNGSKNKAPESSNKTKADNKMRSDNYYANSDSEDDLEPEENVDVEKDRSSDLYKDVNISAALLHEDSQNHNDSLFKNFGDIVQAPGLKTTHEVSIFASGSWKKIKSGNSVDANGKKSTRPPESVERNQNLQEHVENLDEDSDADSEGQMVDGFLTSDPKDEYRLPSQAELIRQAFAADDVEDEFEKEKQEVLNEENPEPEKPTLLPGWGQWTHVQKKKGLPSWMQKEHEDAKKKREETLKKRKDAHLKRVIISEKLDKKAEKLFTKTLPYPFTSKEVFEQSIRMPLGPEFNPASAVGALNRPEVMKRPGVIIRPLEFEEVNPQGKVEDHKQSGKKQKKRNKSNKSKSGSDKIVTKVKTKLKS comes from the exons ATGGTGCAGACGAAGCGAAAATCCATAgacggcggcggcggaggcAAGGCAAAGGGAAAGAGAGGCAAGCCCGGCGGCAAGAAGCAGAAGAAAGGCGCCGACGTAAGAGAGAGAAAAGGCCCTCGTTTGCCCAACGTTCTCCGAAAGGAGGTCGAACGCTTAAACCCTATCGAAGATGAAGATATTGATTCCGATGAGGCGGAGGTTTATGGCCGGGACTTTTACGAGTACGAAGAGGAGCTGCCGGAGGAGGAGAAAAGGAAGAACCGCCGGTTCGACCCGGTCGAGAACCTCGAGTATCAGCTTCCTGATGAATTTGAG GATGAAAATGTGTCATCTGAGGATGATGACAATGACATGGGGGAGGCTGGAGAGGGTGGGGGTGAAgatgaggatgatgatgatgacgatggaAGGCAAGGAATCACACGAATCCCGGCTTTTGAAG ggaagaagaagaggaataCCAATGTTGTTGTATCAGAGGCATATCCCGAGTCTGAGTATAACCCTACTCGTGATACTTTGGATGGTGAAGGACCTGTTAGCATTGAAGACCTTCTGAACCCTCTCCATGGAAAATCTGGTTATAGCAAACTGAGAAAGAGAATACATCATCTTGAAAAGAAATCCGTTCCTACTCCAGCTCCACTTCCAAAAGCAGATCAAGAGAAATTGGAGAGGATGGCAGCATATGAAAAATCAACGGAAGAACTGCGAAAGTGGGAACCAATCATTAAGAGGAACAGGGAGGCGCCTACCATATATTTTGATGATGATATGGATTTGCGATCTTCAACGACATCTGATTTCAAACCTAGAACTGAATTTGAGAAGAAAATTGCTTCATTAGTTTATGATGACCAGGTTAAAGATGCTCACCTAAAAGACGGTTCAAGGCTTCTTGAATTAAATAAG GTATCCGCTGAAGATGAAAGAGACCGCCATAATCGAATGGCCAAAATGCGCAGCCTTCTCTTCCGTCATGAAATGAAGTCAAAACACATAAAAAAGATCAAATCCAAAACTTATCATCGATTGTTGAAGAAAGATAGATTGAAAGCAACATCTGCACAAAGTCAAATGGATCCAGACGCTGCTAAAGAACTTGCAATGAAGCAAGAGTATGAACGAGCAAAG GAAAGAATGACTTTGAGGCACAAAGGTAGCTCCAAGTGGACAAAGCGCATCAAAGAGCGTGGTATAGATGTCCAAGATGAAGGTACTCGGGCTGCTATAGCTGAACAGCAGCACCTGCATGCTCAGCTGACAAGAAAAATGAATTCTATGAAAGACGGTAGTAGCAGCAGCAGTGATGACAGTAGTGACGAGGATGATATAGATGTATATTCACCTGGTTCAGAACATGCTAGGGCAGCAAAGCTGTTAGAAAAAGCAAAGGAGAAGACACGTAATGTGCTaatagatgatgatgaagtgcCTAACTCAGGAGTGCTTTCATTACCTTTCATG GTGCGTGGattgaaaaaaaagaatgagGCAGCTGCTGAAGAAGCTAAACTTGCTCTTCAAGAGTATGAATCATGGTCAAACCCGTTGGAGGATTCAAGTGGGGCAGATAATCTGAAAGTGCACCCTCCAAGTGGTAGAATGGTCTTCAATGGATCTAAAAATAAGGCTCCAGAATCAAGTAATAAGACCAAAGCAGACAATAAAATGAGATCAGATAATTATTATGCTAATAGTGATAGTGAAGATGACTTGGAGCCCGAAGAAAATGTTGATGTCGAGAAAGACAGAAGTAGTGATTTGTACAAGGATGTCAACATTAGTGCTGCGCTACTTCATGAAGATTCTCAAAATCACAACGATTCTCTTTTCAAG AACTTCGGTGATATTGTTCAAGCCCCAGGTCTGAAGACAACACATGAGGTTTCTATTTTTGCTTCAGGCTCGTGGAAAAAG ATAAAAAGTGGCAATAGTGTGGATGCAAATGGTAAAAAGTCTACTCGTCCCCCGGAATCAGTTGAGCGGAATCAAAATTTGCAA GAACATGTGGAGAATTTGGATGAGGATAGTGATGCAGATAGTGAGGGGCAGATGGTAGATGGATTTCTTACTTCAGATCCAAAAGATGAATACCGCCTTCCTTCTCAAGCTGAGCTAATTCGTCAAGCCTTTGCAGCGGATGATGTAGAGGATGAATTTGAGAAGGAGAAACAGGAAGTTCTGAATGAGGAAAACCCTGAACCCGAAAAACCTACTTTACTCCCTGGCTGGGGTCAGTGGACTCATGTACAGAAAAAGAAAGGCTTACCTTCTTGGATGCAAAAAGAACACGAAGATgccaagaagaagagagaagaaaccCTTAAAAAGAGGAAGGATGCACATCTTAAACGTGTTATTATCTCGGAAAAGTTGGATAAAAAG GCGGAGAAACTTTTTACAAAAACATTACCTTACCCTTTCACATCCAAAGAAGTTTTTGAACAGAGCATTCGCATGCCCCTGGGTCCTGAATTCAACCCTGCAAGTG